In Leptolyngbya sp. NIES-2104, the genomic window CCCACGATCGCGGATCGAAATTCTGTTCTCAGCATCGCGAAAATTTGCGGCTGTTGTTCACGCAGTTCAGAGAGCGACATTCCAAGTGCTCTTGCTCGATGAACCGTATCGATCGGGCTTGTAGTCGCATGATACACGACCGCATAAATTAGATTGTCGGATTCTTCATCGATCGCTTTGACCCAACTTCCAAACGGCGGCATCACTGGAAACGACAGATCATCTGGTTCCAGACATTGAGAGAGAAATTCAGTCGTTGCCGTTTCGATCACTTCAGCGATGTGATTCGCTGGGCGATTTTGGGCGGAAAATTGGGGAAGTGGAAGGCGCATAAAAATAGTACAAATCCACCTCCACAATCTACCGCATTCAAAGGTTTATTTTGCAGCTTTCTTCTTAGTTTCGACGATTTCCAGTTCTGACATTCTAAAAGTCACGAGCTTATCCCAGTTGCCGCCCTCGAACAGCACCGCAACTTTTCCATCGGTAATTC contains:
- a CDS encoding HAS-barrel domain-containing protein yields the protein MRLPLPQFSAQNRPANHIAEVIETATTEFLSQCLEPDDLSFPVMPPFGSWVKAIDEESDNLIYAVVYHATTSPIDTVHRARALGMSLSELREQQPQIFAMLRTEFRSAIVGYRAGGNKKNGATGGTIYQHLPPRPPQIHQAVYACDTKEIIDFSEGLDFLRTLLQVGSAPVDALTAAAIREIYQLRKADRTWLVQAGRMLSLLLKDDYDRLRVILSQIHL